One window of the Xenopus tropicalis strain Nigerian chromosome 10, UCB_Xtro_10.0, whole genome shotgun sequence genome contains the following:
- the mllt6 gene encoding protein AF-17 isoform X1 yields MRCRSVLVHAQCLCFPRLSGVGHACAVTPAGRPPGPGRDRWLHGRMKEMVGGCCVCSDERGWAENPLVYCDGHGCNVAVHQACYGIVQVPTGPWFCRKCESQERAARVRCDLCPHKEGALKRTDNGGWAHVVCALYIPEVQFANVLTMEPIVLQFVPHDRFNKTCYICEDQGRESRAASGACMTCNKHGCRQAFHVTCAQMAGLLCEEEAQEVDNVKYIGYCKYHFNKMVRDPQKVSRLPCPFVPGRCSRSGSPLDKSLLFRERQKKHETSTESPEVMRSEVKAKKPSSHRGRKTGGKGSAGTGGSLPSGSASSPPDLITFPKLEEQDEEEDEEEDNDDEERGGPSKPTPTSPPELTFSSFGSIMRFSTDPSPNSRTWDPSPGEHRPQKWGREAAEGPREKKHKGNKKSRHGPGRPRGSKNNPSHSTAPPTLTAPPRHYTHHSSLHSVSLESPLLSSGIYTSNKDPISVRAACSTPLPSSLLSHQSSLSPYSRGCSITPSSSASTTQVFSLPGSTFSIPSSHIFGSPLSMPPLLSQAESRTEPELEDCSFVCRGSSPRESLSSMSPISSLPPLFDPSVPSNQNESVPHATANLEQLLEKHGEAGVNIVDMLQALHALQKENRSLQDQIMTLTARKEKLQLLNVQLSCPFPPTLPHVSTHLVGSQESLCSKSPTSKGSFRAENSSSEDPHSGCPSRSSSCLSLHSTPPPGPLTQTGTQLSSLGAEQLMNGLVRASASGGPSTLAAFPFLGALSGNPGTLSLNGILGAVNGGLQASSGQSQNPLLSSTTSAQIPASFANLNTLSEQQRHLVQQLQQITSAHLSTEQQSILFQLVQHIQQRRDLQRLMTSPPAPPLLPVTSTCTAMSSSPAPPVLTAQAPPFLGSPVEGGVSKTARAAEKTPTNHEKS; encoded by the exons ATGCGCTGTCGGTCTGTGCTAGTACATGCGCAGTGTCTTTGTTTCCCCAGGTTGAGTGGAGTGGGTCACGCATGCGCAGTGACCCCGGCTGGTCGGCCGCCCGGCCCCGGGAGAGATCGGTGGCTCCATGGGAGGATGAAGGAGATGGTTGGAGGCTGCTGCGTGTGCTCGGATGAGAGGGGCTGGGCCGAGAACCCACTTGTCTACTGCGACGGACACGGGTGTAACGTGGCTGTGCATCAAG CCTGCTATGGGATTGTACAGGTACCCACTGGTCCCTGGTTCTGCCGCAAGTGTGAGTCCCAGGAGAGGGCCGCCCGGGTG AGATGTGATTTGTGCCCCCATAAAGAGGGGGCACTAAAGAGAACAGACAACGGAG GTTGGGCACATGTTGTGTGTGCCCTCTATATCCCAGAGGTCCAGTTTGCCAATGTCCTGACCATGGAACCCATTGTGCTGCAATTTGTGCCACACGATCGCTTCAATAAG ACCTGCTACATCTGCGAGGATCAGGGAAGGGAGAGCAGAGCTGCATCTGGAGCCTGTATGACCTGCAACAAGCATGGCTGTCGGCAAGCATTCCACGTGACATG TGCTCAAATGGCCGGGCTGCTGTGTGAAGAAGAAGCTCAAGAGGTGGATAATGTCAAATATATTGGATACTGCAAATACCATTTCAACAAGATGGTCCGAGACCCACAG aAGGTCTCCCGCCTTCCTTGTCCATTTGTCCCAGGCCGATGCAGTCGCTCGGGGTCCCCTCTGGATAAATCCCTCCTGTTTAGAGAGCGACAGAAAAAG CATGAGACAAGTACAGAGAGTCCAGAGGTCATGAGATCAGAAGTGAAAGCAAAAAAACCATCAAGCCACAGAGGTCGCAAAACAGGTGGCAAAGGGTCAGCTGGAACTGGAGGGTCCCTTCCATCAG GTAGTGCGTCCTCTCCTCCAGACCTGATCACCTTTCCTAAACTAGAGGAACAGGATGAGGAAGAAGATGAAGAGGAAGACAATGATGACGAAGAAAGAGGAGGTCCTTCCAAACCAACACCCACATCCCCACCAGAGCTGACTTTCTCCAGCTTTGGGTCCATAATGCGTTTCTCCACTGACCCCAGCCCAAACTCTCGGACGTGGGATCCATCTCCTGGGGAACATCGACCGCAGAAGTGGGGCAGGGAAGCAGCAGAAGGACCGCGGGAGAAAAAACACAAGGGAAACAAGAAGAGCAGACATGGACCTGGTCGGCCTCGAGGGAGCAAAAATAATCCTTCTCATAGCACtgcaccccccacactaactgcgcCACCTCGGCACTATACCCATCATTCCTCTCTGCACAGTGTCAGCCTTGAATCCCCTCTGCTCTCCTCCG GTATCTACACCAGTAATAAGGACCCTATTTCTGTCAGAGCAGCCTGCAGCACCCCTCTGCCCTCAAGCCTTCTGTCTCACCAGAGTTCCCTCTCACCGTATAGCAGGGGCTGCTCCATTACTCCATCTTCCTCAGCCTCAACTACGCAG GTATTTTCTCTGCCTGGTTCCACATTCAGTATTCCCTCCTCTCACATATTTGGAAGCCCTCTTTCTATGCCTCCTCTTCTCAGCCAAGCTGAGAGCCGCACAG AACCTGAGCTGGAAGACTGCAGCTTTGTCTGTAGGGGGAGTTCCCCCCGGGAAAGCCTGTCCTCTAT GTCACCCATCAGCAGCCTGCCACCTCTCTTTGACCCAAGTGTCCCCAGCAATCAGAATGAGAGTGTTCCGCATGCAACAGCCAATCTTGAGCAGCTACTGGAAAAGCATGGCGAGGCAGGGGTTAACA TTGTAGACATGCTCCAGGCCCTGCACGCTCTGCAGAAGGAGAACCGCTCTCTTCAGGATCAGATAATGACGCTCACGGCTCGCAAGGAAAAGCTCCAGCTGCTCAATGTTCAGCTCTCGTGCCCGTTTCCCCCAACGCTACCACACGTCAGCACACACCTAG TGGGCTCCCAAGAGTCTCTCTGCAGTAAAAGTCCAACTTCCAAGGGAAGCTTCCGTGCCGAGAACTCTTCTTCTGAG GATCCACATTCAGGCTGCCCCAGCAGAAGTAGCTCCTGTCTGTCTTTGCACAGCACTCCTCCCCCAGGTCCTCTCACTCAGACGGGGACCCAGCTTTCGTCTCTAGGGGCAGAGCAGCTAATGAACGGGCTGGTACGAGCTTCTGCCAGTGGGGGCCCTTCCACACTAGCAGCCTTTCCATTCTTAGGGGCATTGTCAGGCAACCCAGGAACTCTCTCGCTGAatggcattctgggagctgtaaatGGAGGTCTACAGGCGTCCTCGGGGCAGTCCCAGAATCCTCTACTCAGCAGCACCACCAGTGCACAGATACCGGCCAG ttttgccaacctgaacACACTCTCAGAGCAGCAGAGACACCTTGTCCAGCAGTTACAGCAGATCACATCTGCACATCTTTCTACG GAACAACAGAGCATTTTGTTTCAGCTGGTCCAGCACATCCAGCAGAGGAGGGACTTGCAGCGCCTAATGACATCACCGCCTGCCCCGCCTTTGCTTCCCGTGACATCCACTTGCACTGCAATGTCATCATCACCTGCTCCGCCTGTTCTCACTGCACAGGCCCCCCCCTTCCTGGGGTCCCCAGTAGAGGGGGGGGTATCGAAAACAGCA
- the mllt6 gene encoding protein AF-17 (The RefSeq protein has 1 substitution, 1 non-frameshifting indel compared to this genomic sequence) → MKEMVGGCCVCSDERGWAENPLVYCDGHGCNVAVHQACYGIVQVPTGPWFCRKCESQERAARVRCDLCPHKEGALKRTDNGGWAHVVCALYIPEVQFANVLTMEPIVLQFVPHDRFNKTCYICEDQGRESRAASGACMTCNKHGCRQAFHVTCAQMAGLLCEEEAQEVDNVKYIGYCKYHFNKMVRDPQKVSRLPCPFVPGRCSRSGSPLDKSLLFRERQKKSHKDKERVKHRKHRDSPGHLTVPSLLPVPAEKHETSTESPEVMRSEVKAKKPSSHRGRKTGGKGSAGTGGSLPSGSASSPPDLITFPKLEEQDEEEDEEEDNDDEERGGPSKPTPTSPPELTFSSFGSIMRFSTDPSPNSRTWDPSPGEHRPQKWGREAAEGPREKKHKGNKKSRHGPGRPRGSKNNPSHSTAPPTLTAPPRHYTHHSSLHSVSLESPLLSSGIYTSNKDPISVRAACSTPLPSSLLSHQSSLPPYSRGCSITPSSSASTTQVFSLPGSTFSIPSSHIFGSPLSMPPLLSQAESRTEPELEDCSFVCRGSSPRESLSSMSPISSLPPLFDPSVPSNQNESVPHATANLEQLLEKHGEAGVNIVDMLQALHALQKENRSLQDQIMTLTARKEKLQLLNVQLSCPFPPTLPHVSTHLVGSQESLCSKSPTSKGSFRAENSSSEDPHSGCPSRSSSCLSLHSTPPPGPLTQTGTQLSSLGAEQLMNGLVRASASGGPSTLAAFPFLGALSGNPGTLSLNGILGAVNGGLQASSGQSQNPLLSSTTSAQIPASFANLNTLSEQQRHLVQQLQQITSAHLSTEQQSILFQLVQHIQQRRDLQRLMTSPPAPPLLPVTSTCTAMSSSPAPPVLTAQAPPPFLGSPVEGGVSKTARAAEKTPTNHEKS, encoded by the exons ATGAAGGAGATGGTTGGAGGCTGCTGCGTGTGCTCGGATGAGAGGGGCTGGGCCGAGAACCCACTTGTCTACTGCGACGGACACGGGTGTAACGTGGCTGTGCATCAAG CCTGCTATGGGATTGTACAGGTACCCACTGGTCCCTGGTTCTGCCGCAAGTGTGAGTCCCAGGAGAGGGCCGCCCGGGTG AGATGTGATTTGTGCCCCCATAAAGAGGGGGCACTAAAGAGAACAGACAACGGAG GTTGGGCACATGTTGTGTGTGCCCTCTATATCCCAGAGGTCCAGTTTGCCAATGTCCTGACCATGGAACCCATTGTGCTGCAATTTGTGCCACACGATCGCTTCAATAAG ACCTGCTACATCTGCGAGGATCAGGGAAGGGAGAGCAGAGCTGCATCTGGAGCCTGTATGACCTGCAACAAGCATGGCTGTCGGCAAGCATTCCACGTGACATG TGCTCAAATGGCCGGGCTGCTGTGTGAAGAAGAAGCTCAAGAGGTGGATAATGTCAAATATATTGGATACTGCAAATACCATTTCAACAAGATGGTCCGAGACCCACAG aAGGTCTCCCGCCTTCCTTGTCCATTTGTCCCAGGCCGATGCAGTCGCTCGGGGTCCCCTCTGGATAAATCCCTCCTGTTTAGAGAGCGACAGAAAAAG AGTCATAAAGATAAGGAGCGCGTAAAGCACCGCAAGCATCGAGATTCCCCCGGCCACTTAACAGTGCCCTCTCTGCTGCCAGTACCTGCTGAGAAG CATGAGACAAGTACAGAGAGTCCAGAGGTCATGAGATCAGAAGTGAAAGCAAAAAAACCATCAAGCCACAGAGGTCGCAAAACAGGTGGCAAAGGGTCAGCTGGAACTGGAGGGTCCCTTCCATCAG GTAGTGCGTCCTCTCCTCCAGACCTGATCACCTTTCCTAAACTAGAGGAACAGGATGAGGAAGAAGATGAAGAGGAAGACAATGATGACGAAGAAAGAGGAGGTCCTTCCAAACCAACACCCACATCCCCACCAGAGCTGACTTTCTCCAGCTTTGGGTCCATAATGCGTTTCTCCACTGACCCCAGCCCAAACTCTCGGACGTGGGATCCATCTCCTGGGGAACATCGACCGCAGAAGTGGGGCAGGGAAGCAGCAGAAGGACCGCGGGAGAAAAAACACAAGGGAAACAAGAAGAGCAGACATGGACCTGGTCGGCCTCGAGGGAGCAAAAATAATCCTTCTCATAGCACtgcaccccccacactaactgcgcCACCTCGGCACTATACCCATCATTCCTCTCTGCACAGTGTCAGCCTTGAATCCCCTCTGCTCTCCTCCG GTATCTACACCAGTAATAAGGACCCTATTTCTGTCAGAGCAGCCTGCAGCACCCCTCTGCCCTCAAGCCTTCTGTCTCACCAGAGTTCCCTCTCACCGTATAGCAGGGGCTGCTCCATTACTCCATCTTCCTCAGCCTCAACTACGCAG GTATTTTCTCTGCCTGGTTCCACATTCAGTATTCCCTCCTCTCACATATTTGGAAGCCCTCTTTCTATGCCTCCTCTTCTCAGCCAAGCTGAGAGCCGCACAG AACCTGAGCTGGAAGACTGCAGCTTTGTCTGTAGGGGGAGTTCCCCCCGGGAAAGCCTGTCCTCTAT GTCACCCATCAGCAGCCTGCCACCTCTCTTTGACCCAAGTGTCCCCAGCAATCAGAATGAGAGTGTTCCGCATGCAACAGCCAATCTTGAGCAGCTACTGGAAAAGCATGGCGAGGCAGGGGTTAACA TTGTAGACATGCTCCAGGCCCTGCACGCTCTGCAGAAGGAGAACCGCTCTCTTCAGGATCAGATAATGACGCTCACGGCTCGCAAGGAAAAGCTCCAGCTGCTCAATGTTCAGCTCTCGTGCCCGTTTCCCCCAACGCTACCACACGTCAGCACACACCTAG TGGGCTCCCAAGAGTCTCTCTGCAGTAAAAGTCCAACTTCCAAGGGAAGCTTCCGTGCCGAGAACTCTTCTTCTGAG GATCCACATTCAGGCTGCCCCAGCAGAAGTAGCTCCTGTCTGTCTTTGCACAGCACTCCTCCCCCAGGTCCTCTCACTCAGACGGGGACCCAGCTTTCGTCTCTAGGGGCAGAGCAGCTAATGAACGGGCTGGTACGAGCTTCTGCCAGTGGGGGCCCTTCCACACTAGCAGCCTTTCCATTCTTAGGGGCATTGTCAGGCAACCCAGGAACTCTCTCGCTGAatggcattctgggagctgtaaatGGAGGTCTACAGGCGTCCTCGGGGCAGTCCCAGAATCCTCTACTCAGCAGCACCACCAGTGCACAGATACCGGCCAG ttttgccaacctgaacACACTCTCAGAGCAGCAGAGACACCTTGTCCAGCAGTTACAGCAGATCACATCTGCACATCTTTCTACG GAACAACAGAGCATTTTGTTTCAGCTGGTCCAGCACATCCAGCAGAGGAGGGACTTGCAGCGCCTAATGACATCACCGCCTGCCCCGCCTTTGCTTCCCGTGACATCCACTTGCACTGCAATGTCATCATCACCTGCTCCGCCTGTTCTCACTGCACAGGCCCCCCCCTTCCTGGGGTCCCCAGTAGAGGGGGGGGTATCGAAAACAGCA